In a single window of the Streptomyces sp. HUAS ZL42 genome:
- a CDS encoding AAA family ATPase — protein MSSSTGRGGNLPAAFTTFVGRRREMAEVRRRLGTARLLTLTGVGGVGKTRLALEAAAASRKGFAGGVWLVDLAPVQDPAAVAGVTASALGIPDLSSHPLLEQLADHLAERQCLIVLDNCEHLVDACAELADSLLSAARDLRILATSRHTLGISGEHVFSVPPLSVPDDAVEPRRDQVAAGRPEFEVTCARR, from the coding sequence GTGAGCAGCTCGACCGGACGAGGAGGAAATCTCCCGGCGGCCTTCACCACGTTCGTGGGCAGGCGGCGGGAGATGGCGGAGGTCCGCCGCCGCCTCGGTACCGCTCGGCTGCTGACGCTCACCGGTGTGGGCGGGGTGGGCAAGACTCGGCTGGCGCTCGAGGCGGCCGCCGCCTCCCGCAAGGGCTTCGCCGGCGGGGTGTGGCTGGTGGACCTGGCACCGGTGCAGGATCCGGCGGCCGTGGCGGGTGTCACCGCCTCCGCCCTCGGCATCCCCGACCTGTCCTCCCACCCCCTCCTGGAGCAACTCGCGGACCATCTGGCCGAGCGCCAGTGCCTGATCGTTCTCGACAACTGCGAGCACCTCGTCGACGCCTGCGCCGAACTCGCGGACAGCCTTCTCTCCGCTGCTCGCGACCTGCGTATCCTCGCGACCAGCCGCCACACGCTCGGCATCTCCGGCGAACACGTCTTCTCCGTCCCCCCGCTGTCCGTGCCGGACGACGCCGTGGAGCCGCGGCGCGACCAGGTCGCGGCCGGCCGCCCGGAGTTCGAGGTCACTTGCGCGCGCCGATGA
- a CDS encoding serine/threonine protein kinase, with translation MSLPSRIGPYTPLRAIGEGGMGTLHFAYHPGTGEPTAVKTIRPEFASDAHHRARFTREVALLRKVSGPYLVRLIDADPDAYLPWLAMPYVPGNTLQRQVQVHGPLRGNNLLTFAAAVAHALACIHAAGVAHRDLKPQNVILAADGPRIVDFGIAHHPDATAITRLRQPGTEGWMAPEQLLHGSSGPECDIFTWGILVAYAAAGTHPYGPSMGRDSRILHGRPDLSSLPEPLREPVTAALNHTAELRPSAAQLAEQVAQLLGEKSTVAFPTVSYTRPYGDPDEWPTVNLQDSEWDVPSADTDLTEIVPFVASGNWRSGQSAHQALEEGEAALASLDTAITGSRAAGPERQQARAALDRARTELDDLRAEFNRGGWLDHGDLTRTIDEATEKVNDVVRDPAQPSVSDADRPRPESAADPGPLRPRPATARPRPRPRKGRILMGALLGGLVTTCAVALAANDHDKSTAKPPTSSPAATRAADQPAAAGSPPTSASAGPSLSPTVTPTSTPSITTLFGGLQVTMPASWDATQVPQDSLNFDDGMDSRYAMDLSPVDSADNAGLAIEWAPGMNSIKGGANGTENSDFGMFAKRFSTGGADPAAGGTAVIDMDVREQTVTRVEPVKVMTIAGTQAQSWTVHTDVLPDYNRTRTAVHRVWFLSRPHYVLYTYGTLTEAQNAQVDDVIASLRITPVDMPLDCADAILYLDAAARGSTPDGEDPSQSCLDLTVNATEGSDQSAALDPGTMRTSTEAECLAIVNEYNPTYLLNGGALEYATARRRCDVPRHASP, from the coding sequence GTGAGTCTGCCGTCGCGCATCGGTCCCTACACTCCCCTGCGCGCCATCGGTGAAGGGGGTATGGGCACGCTCCACTTCGCCTACCACCCCGGCACCGGCGAACCGACGGCAGTGAAGACGATCAGGCCGGAGTTCGCCTCCGACGCCCACCATCGTGCCCGGTTCACCCGCGAAGTCGCCCTCCTGCGCAAGGTGTCGGGCCCGTACCTGGTCCGGCTGATCGACGCCGACCCGGACGCGTATCTTCCCTGGCTGGCGATGCCCTACGTACCCGGCAACACACTGCAACGGCAGGTCCAGGTCCATGGCCCGCTGCGCGGCAACAACCTGCTCACCTTCGCCGCCGCCGTCGCGCACGCCCTCGCCTGCATACACGCGGCGGGCGTGGCTCACCGTGATCTCAAACCGCAGAACGTCATCCTCGCCGCCGACGGTCCACGCATCGTCGATTTCGGTATCGCCCACCATCCCGACGCCACCGCCATCACCAGGCTCCGGCAGCCCGGCACCGAGGGATGGATGGCACCCGAGCAGCTTCTCCACGGCAGCAGCGGTCCCGAGTGCGACATCTTCACCTGGGGCATCCTGGTGGCCTACGCGGCTGCGGGCACCCATCCGTACGGGCCCTCCATGGGGCGTGACAGCCGCATCCTGCACGGCCGGCCGGACCTGTCGTCCCTGCCCGAGCCGCTGCGCGAGCCGGTGACCGCCGCCTTGAACCACACCGCCGAACTGCGCCCCTCGGCCGCGCAGCTCGCCGAGCAGGTCGCTCAACTGCTGGGAGAGAAGAGCACGGTGGCATTCCCGACGGTCTCCTACACCCGACCGTACGGGGACCCCGACGAATGGCCCACAGTGAACCTTCAGGACTCCGAGTGGGACGTTCCGAGCGCCGACACCGACCTGACTGAGATCGTTCCCTTCGTTGCGTCCGGAAACTGGCGGAGCGGCCAGTCGGCTCACCAAGCGCTGGAGGAGGGAGAAGCCGCGCTGGCGTCGCTCGACACGGCGATCACCGGGTCCCGGGCAGCCGGCCCCGAACGGCAGCAGGCACGCGCAGCCTTGGACAGGGCCCGCACCGAACTGGACGACCTACGGGCCGAGTTCAACCGCGGCGGCTGGCTCGATCACGGTGACCTGACACGAACGATCGATGAAGCCACGGAAAAGGTCAACGACGTCGTCAGGGACCCGGCTCAGCCGTCGGTCTCCGACGCCGACCGACCTCGACCGGAGTCCGCAGCCGACCCCGGCCCACTTCGGCCTCGGCCCGCGACCGCCCGACCGCGCCCACGCCCGCGCAAAGGCAGGATCCTGATGGGGGCGCTGCTCGGAGGATTGGTGACAACGTGTGCGGTTGCCCTTGCCGCCAACGACCATGACAAGTCGACCGCAAAACCCCCCACTTCCTCACCGGCCGCCACTCGGGCAGCCGACCAACCGGCCGCCGCCGGTTCACCGCCCACGAGCGCGAGCGCAGGCCCGTCGCTGAGCCCCACCGTCACGCCCACCTCAACACCGTCGATCACCACCCTCTTCGGCGGGCTGCAGGTCACCATGCCCGCTTCCTGGGACGCCACCCAAGTGCCCCAGGACAGCCTCAACTTCGACGACGGCATGGACAGCAGATACGCGATGGACCTCTCGCCGGTCGACTCGGCGGACAACGCCGGGCTCGCCATCGAATGGGCGCCGGGGATGAACTCCATCAAAGGCGGCGCCAACGGCACGGAGAACTCCGACTTCGGCATGTTCGCCAAGCGCTTCTCCACCGGAGGAGCCGACCCCGCCGCCGGCGGCACAGCCGTGATCGACATGGATGTGCGCGAGCAGACCGTCACAAGGGTCGAACCCGTCAAGGTCATGACGATCGCAGGCACACAGGCGCAGTCGTGGACCGTGCACACGGATGTCCTGCCCGACTACAACCGCACCCGCACCGCCGTGCACAGGGTCTGGTTCCTGTCCCGCCCCCATTACGTGCTCTACACCTACGGCACACTGACCGAAGCGCAGAACGCCCAGGTCGACGACGTCATCGCTTCCCTGCGTATCACCCCGGTCGACATGCCCCTGGACTGCGCCGACGCCATCCTCTACCTGGACGCCGCGGCACGCGGCTCCACTCCGGACGGAGAAGACCCCTCCCAGAGTTGCCTCGACCTCACCGTGAACGCGACCGAGGGCAGCGACCAGTCCGCCGCACTGGATCCGGGAACCATGCGAACCAGCACGGAGGCCGAGTGCCTGGCAATCGTCAACGAGTACAACCCCACATACCTCCTGAACGGTGGCGCCCTCGAATACGCCACCGCCCGCCGCCGATGCGATGTGCCTCGCCACGCCTCACCATGA
- a CDS encoding AAA family ATPase, translating to METPGRLFISLLGPPNVGKSTLAAKLSDEFAAAIIRPRDAIRGAIQWRPGLADLFGPVDHLGWSSDYALAFAVRLAVDAVRSRDNVLLENLPWDVLQLLDLYRFTADAGARLTVLLIDTPDEVLLERGSNRRVCQTCERDPSELPRRPAHAAASDPDRCATCGGALSRRPDDSETTLVERIRRSRRYLTEMRHCASALDLPIRVIDGTSLPERIYREARDAVASIHR from the coding sequence ATGGAGACGCCCGGTCGCTTGTTCATCAGCCTTCTCGGTCCGCCCAACGTTGGGAAGTCCACGTTGGCCGCAAAGCTGAGCGACGAGTTCGCTGCGGCCATTATTCGACCACGGGACGCTATCAGAGGAGCAATCCAGTGGCGACCCGGGCTGGCCGATCTCTTCGGACCAGTCGACCATCTGGGATGGTCGTCGGACTACGCTCTGGCTTTCGCGGTCCGTCTAGCCGTGGACGCTGTAAGGAGCCGAGATAACGTACTCCTCGAGAATCTACCCTGGGATGTACTGCAATTGCTGGACCTTTACAGGTTCACCGCTGACGCAGGGGCACGTCTCACTGTCCTGCTTATCGACACTCCGGACGAAGTGCTCTTGGAGCGCGGATCAAATCGTCGCGTATGTCAGACTTGCGAGCGTGATCCCAGCGAATTGCCGAGAAGGCCGGCCCATGCCGCAGCGTCTGACCCCGATCGCTGCGCCACTTGCGGAGGCGCACTGTCCCGGCGGCCTGACGATTCAGAGACGACACTAGTCGAACGGATTCGACGCAGTCGGCGCTACTTGACAGAGATGCGGCATTGTGCCTCCGCTCTCGATCTACCGATCCGCGTGATTGACGGGACGAGCCTCCCTGAACGAATCTACCGCGAGGCGCGCGATGCGGTCGCATCGATCCACAGGTAG
- a CDS encoding class IV adenylate cyclase: MPTEFEAKILNIDPAAMSERILARGGRQVRETALLRRYVYDIVPGDETTWMRLRSIGDDATISVKRILHDGIDGTEEFEISVSDFDTANVILGLLGFIPKSYQENRRTSFVLDGAEVEIDEWPLLTPYLEIEAESRDAVISVAAKLGYDEDSLTGLNTMGVYAAAGINLRSLTRLTFDSTSAEPGEEP; this comes from the coding sequence ATGCCTACGGAATTCGAGGCGAAAATCCTCAATATCGACCCCGCTGCGATGAGCGAGCGAATCCTCGCGCGCGGCGGTCGGCAGGTGCGGGAAACCGCACTCCTTCGACGGTACGTTTACGACATCGTCCCAGGCGACGAAACCACATGGATGCGGTTGCGCTCAATCGGCGATGACGCCACGATTTCGGTCAAGCGAATCCTTCATGACGGCATCGATGGTACTGAGGAATTTGAAATCAGCGTCAGCGACTTCGATACTGCGAACGTGATACTCGGGTTGCTCGGGTTCATTCCTAAGTCTTACCAAGAAAATCGTCGCACCTCGTTCGTCTTGGACGGAGCAGAGGTCGAAATCGACGAATGGCCCCTGCTGACACCGTATCTTGAAATTGAGGCGGAGTCCCGCGACGCCGTCATTTCAGTGGCAGCGAAGCTCGGCTACGACGAAGATTCGTTGACCGGGCTCAACACGATGGGTGTGTACGCGGCCGCAGGAATCAACCTACGTTCCTTGACGCGGTTGACTTTCGACAGTACATCGGCAGAGCCAGGCGAGGAACCATAG
- a CDS encoding IMP cyclohydrolase, which yields MVFGNGEQVSTVAGRLASGRDPLLALEGLDYEPDPPIFTPRLTVIADNREGGEAWFGAARRSTGDRSATNRLTLHVSALAPGEGVLMTTYHSDGQEIATGAPFLEIRTTAETRGDLLDELWAALSPQLRIAAAFFTPGDLTNSGIRHASRTRV from the coding sequence CTGGTCTTCGGCAATGGGGAGCAAGTCTCCACGGTGGCCGGCCGACTGGCCTCCGGGCGGGATCCGCTCCTGGCCCTGGAGGGGCTGGACTACGAACCGGACCCGCCGATCTTCACTCCCCGTCTGACCGTGATCGCGGACAACCGCGAGGGCGGCGAGGCATGGTTCGGTGCCGCGCGACGCAGCACCGGGGACCGCAGCGCCACGAACCGGCTCACGCTGCACGTCAGCGCCCTGGCTCCCGGCGAGGGGGTGCTCATGACGACCTACCACTCGGACGGGCAGGAGATCGCCACCGGTGCCCCTTTCCTGGAAATCCGCACCACCGCCGAGACCCGCGGTGACCTCCTCGACGAGCTCTGGGCGGCGCTGTCGCCTCAACTCCGCATTGCAGCGGCTTTCTTCACACCCGGGGACTTGACGAATTCCGGCATCCGGCACGCCTCACGCACTCGCGTGTGA
- a CDS encoding TetR/AcrR family transcriptional regulator codes for MTPRTARDRAPRIPLSRQKVLHAAVVLADETGLEALTMRKLGEAVGVEAMSLYTHVANKEDLLNGMIDVVFGEIDLPSGDDDWKTAMRQRAISVRRALSRHRWAIGLMESRRSPGPATLRHHDAVLGCLRKAGLSVALTAHAYSALDSYIYGFALQESSLPFDTPAETAELAQAILTEAPADQYPHLAELTTQHVLRPGYDYGNEFEFGLDLILDGLESARGQESRC; via the coding sequence ATGACCCCGCGGACCGCGCGCGATCGAGCACCTCGCATCCCGCTCAGCCGCCAGAAAGTGCTGCACGCCGCTGTCGTCCTGGCCGACGAGACCGGGCTCGAGGCGCTGACGATGCGCAAGCTCGGCGAGGCCGTCGGGGTCGAGGCGATGTCGCTCTACACCCACGTGGCCAACAAGGAAGATCTCCTCAACGGCATGATCGACGTGGTGTTCGGAGAGATCGATCTGCCTTCCGGTGACGACGACTGGAAGACGGCGATGCGTCAGCGCGCGATCTCGGTCCGCCGGGCCCTGTCACGGCACCGCTGGGCGATCGGTCTGATGGAGTCCCGGCGCTCGCCCGGCCCGGCAACACTGCGGCATCACGACGCCGTCCTCGGATGCCTCCGCAAGGCCGGCCTCTCCGTTGCCCTGACCGCGCATGCGTACTCGGCCCTCGACAGCTACATCTACGGGTTCGCGCTGCAAGAGAGCAGCCTGCCGTTCGACACACCCGCCGAGACCGCCGAGCTGGCTCAGGCCATCCTGACCGAGGCCCCGGCCGACCAGTACCCGCATCTGGCCGAGCTGACGACCCAGCACGTGCTGCGCCCCGGCTACGACTACGGCAACGAGTTCGAATTCGGGCTCGACCTGATCCTCGACGGGCTCGAGAGTGCCCGCGGCCAAGAATCTCGGTGCTGA
- a CDS encoding NAD(P)-dependent alcohol dehydrogenase, whose amino-acid sequence MQRKQFDHPAPPAAAPDEAKTMKSVVQDRYGPRPEDVLRLAEIGRPTIRRDEVLVKVRAAGVDRGTWHLMAGLPYPVRLAGFGLRRPKYANPGRSLAGTVAAVGAEVRGVEPGDEVFGICNGSFAEYARVRTDKLSPKPANLSFGEAAAVPVSGLTALQAVRDQARVRAGQKVLIIGASGGVGTFAVQIAKAYGAEVTAVCSTPKTDMVRALGAAHVIDYTREDFADGANRYDVILDTGGNRRLSDLRRALTPSGRLVIVGGETDGRWLGGTDRQIRAQLLSPFIGQKLGTFVSSENAEDLTALRELIESGRVAPAVDRTYPLGEVAAAIRYMLDGQTRGKLVITI is encoded by the coding sequence ATGCAGCGCAAGCAGTTCGACCACCCCGCCCCGCCGGCCGCCGCGCCCGACGAGGCGAAGACCATGAAGTCGGTCGTCCAGGACCGGTACGGGCCGAGGCCCGAGGACGTTCTCCGGCTCGCGGAGATCGGCAGGCCCACGATTCGGCGTGACGAGGTCCTGGTGAAGGTGCGCGCGGCCGGCGTGGACCGGGGCACCTGGCATCTGATGGCCGGCCTGCCCTATCCCGTCCGGTTGGCGGGGTTCGGCCTCCGGCGGCCGAAGTACGCCAACCCGGGCCGCAGCCTCGCCGGAACGGTCGCGGCCGTCGGCGCCGAGGTAAGGGGCGTCGAGCCGGGAGACGAGGTGTTCGGCATCTGCAACGGCTCGTTCGCCGAGTACGCACGTGTCCGCACCGACAAGCTCTCCCCCAAGCCGGCGAACCTGTCCTTCGGCGAAGCTGCCGCCGTACCCGTCTCCGGCCTCACCGCGCTCCAGGCCGTTCGCGACCAGGCACGAGTCCGGGCCGGACAGAAGGTGCTGATCATCGGCGCGTCGGGAGGCGTGGGTACGTTCGCCGTGCAGATCGCGAAGGCATACGGAGCCGAAGTGACCGCCGTGTGCAGTACGCCGAAGACCGACATGGTCCGCGCGCTCGGCGCCGCCCATGTCATCGACTACACCCGGGAAGACTTCGCCGACGGCGCCAACCGGTATGACGTCATCCTCGACACCGGAGGCAACCGCCGGCTGTCCGATCTGCGCCGCGCCCTCACCCCGAGCGGACGGCTCGTCATCGTCGGGGGAGAGACCGACGGACGCTGGCTGGGAGGCACGGACCGCCAGATACGCGCTCAGCTGCTGTCTCCGTTCATCGGCCAGAAGCTTGGGACGTTCGTCTCATCGGAGAACGCCGAAGACCTCACAGCCCTGCGCGAACTCATCGAGTCCGGCAGGGTCGCACCCGCCGTCGACCGGACCTACCCGCTCGGCGAGGTCGCCGCCGCGATCCGCTACATGCTGGACGGGCAGACACGCGGAAAACTCGTGATCACCATTTAG
- a CDS encoding polysaccharide deacetylase family protein, which yields MARHGGRGWYGRVLAAAVGVTALAAGASVWTAQAGPIAGQHTGSGASARPAAPHSGRAPVTESIAHSSDQGARGVNITIDDGPDPIWTPQVLQVLQDNGVKATFCMVGTQAQAHPDLVKAVVAAGHRLCDHSVSHDTTMDKKSDTYQAQQILTADRMITKASGGVQPLYYRAPGGAFTPYSRHLAASHGMRPLGWNVDSKDFERPGADAIIATVKNELANGPTLLFHDAGGDRSQTVAALREILPWLKQQGYTCGFPVR from the coding sequence ATGGCGCGGCATGGCGGGCGGGGATGGTACGGCCGGGTACTTGCGGCGGCGGTCGGGGTGACGGCGCTGGCAGCCGGCGCTTCCGTGTGGACAGCGCAGGCCGGGCCCATAGCCGGACAGCACACGGGGTCGGGCGCGTCGGCGCGACCTGCCGCACCGCACTCCGGCCGAGCACCGGTGACGGAGAGCATCGCCCATTCCTCGGACCAGGGTGCCCGCGGCGTCAACATCACCATCGACGACGGACCTGACCCCATCTGGACACCGCAGGTGTTGCAGGTGCTCCAGGACAACGGCGTGAAGGCCACCTTCTGCATGGTGGGCACGCAGGCCCAGGCCCACCCGGACCTGGTCAAGGCGGTGGTGGCGGCCGGTCACCGGTTGTGCGACCACTCCGTGTCGCACGACACCACCATGGACAAGAAGTCCGACACCTACCAGGCGCAGCAGATCCTGACCGCCGACCGCATGATCACCAAAGCCTCGGGAGGTGTCCAGCCGCTGTACTACCGGGCTCCCGGCGGTGCCTTCACGCCCTACAGCCGACACCTCGCCGCTTCCCACGGCATGCGCCCACTGGGCTGGAACGTCGACTCCAAGGACTTCGAGCGTCCCGGCGCCGACGCCATCATCGCGACCGTCAAGAACGAGCTGGCCAACGGCCCGACCCTCCTCTTCCATGACGCCGGCGGCGACCGCTCCCAGACCGTGGCGGCCCTGCGCGAGATCCTTCCCTGGCTGAAGCAGCAGGGATACACCTGCGGCTTCCCCGTGCGCTGA
- a CDS encoding alkaline phosphatase PhoX — translation MERRNFLRGAVIGTSAAVFGGTLMHGAAYAAPAQNGTSPYGGLSAADANGIMLPSGFTSRVVARSSQTVPGTSYTWHNAPDGGACFADGTGWIYVSNSEVGTGGGAGAVKFNSSGTVTGAYRILSNTRNNCAGGATPWNTWLSCEEVSRGYVYETDPWGVTAAVRRDAMGRFKHEAAAADPVRRVIYLTEDESDGCFYRFIPTTWGNLSSGTLQVLVAGTGTSGSFSWTNVPDPDGSPTYTRDQVAGAKIFNGGEGCHYASDTVWFTTKGDNRVWQLNLLNSTYELAYDDSLVTNGTAPLTGVDNVTGSSSGDLFVAEDGGNMEICIITPNDIVAPFLRITGQSSSEITGPAFSPDGSRLYFSSQRGTSGSSSGGITYEVTGPFRTSA, via the coding sequence GTGGAACGTCGCAACTTCCTGCGCGGTGCAGTGATCGGCACATCGGCTGCCGTGTTCGGCGGGACGCTCATGCATGGTGCCGCGTACGCGGCCCCCGCCCAGAACGGCACGAGCCCGTACGGTGGCCTGTCGGCAGCCGACGCCAACGGGATCATGCTGCCCAGCGGCTTCACCAGCAGAGTCGTCGCCCGCTCCAGCCAGACCGTCCCCGGCACCTCCTACACCTGGCACAACGCCCCCGACGGCGGCGCCTGCTTCGCCGACGGCACGGGATGGATCTACGTCTCCAACTCCGAGGTCGGCACCGGCGGCGGCGCGGGCGCCGTCAAGTTCAACTCCTCGGGCACGGTCACGGGCGCCTATCGCATCCTCTCCAACACGCGGAACAACTGCGCGGGAGGCGCCACCCCGTGGAACACCTGGCTCTCCTGTGAGGAAGTGAGCCGCGGCTACGTCTACGAGACCGACCCGTGGGGCGTGACGGCGGCCGTACGCCGTGACGCGATGGGCCGCTTCAAGCACGAGGCGGCCGCCGCCGACCCGGTCCGCAGGGTGATCTACCTGACCGAAGACGAGTCGGACGGCTGCTTCTACCGATTCATCCCGACCACCTGGGGCAACCTGTCCTCCGGCACCCTCCAGGTGCTGGTCGCCGGCACCGGCACGTCCGGCTCCTTCAGCTGGACGAACGTGCCCGACCCGGACGGCTCACCCACCTACACCCGCGACCAGGTCGCCGGCGCCAAGATCTTCAACGGCGGCGAGGGCTGCCACTACGCCAGCGACACCGTCTGGTTCACCACCAAGGGCGACAACCGCGTCTGGCAGCTCAACCTGCTGAACAGCACCTACGAACTGGCCTACGACGACAGTCTGGTCACCAACGGCACCGCACCGCTGACCGGCGTGGACAACGTCACCGGCAGTTCCTCGGGCGACCTGTTCGTCGCCGAGGACGGCGGCAACATGGAGATCTGCATCATCACCCCCAACGACATCGTGGCCCCTTTCCTGCGCATCACCGGCCAGTCCAGCTCGGAGATCACCGGCCCGGCCTTCTCCCCGGACGGCAGCCGGCTGTACTTCTCCAGCCAGCGCGGTACGTCCGGCAGCTCCTCCGGGGGCATCACCTACGAGGTGACCGGACCGTTCCGTACATCCGCCTGA
- a CDS encoding TetR/AcrR family transcriptional regulator, translated as MGRPRAFDTDQAVSTAAALFAAYGYEGTSVDDLVTATGIHRGSLYKVFGSKRGLHLRALRDHLDHEIHPTTAAIATLTDPTQALTAAVASYDNGPAAGLLLLAAAERAPHDPEVAALVAEGIAALEDALRPSHGEAAPQLASTVLGSRLRLRAQPATSKEH; from the coding sequence ATGGGACGACCGCGCGCCTTCGACACGGACCAGGCCGTCAGTACCGCGGCCGCCCTCTTCGCCGCCTACGGCTACGAGGGCACCTCGGTGGACGACCTGGTCACGGCCACCGGTATCCACCGAGGCAGCCTCTACAAAGTCTTCGGCTCCAAACGGGGCCTGCATCTGAGAGCCCTCCGCGACCACCTCGACCACGAGATCCACCCGACGACCGCCGCCATCGCCACCCTCACCGACCCCACGCAGGCACTGACGGCGGCGGTCGCCTCGTACGACAACGGACCGGCCGCCGGACTCCTCCTCCTCGCCGCCGCCGAACGCGCCCCCCACGACCCGGAGGTTGCCGCGCTGGTCGCGGAAGGCATCGCCGCGCTGGAGGACGCTCTACGCCCCTCCCACGGTGAGGCCGCCCCTCAACTCGCCTCCACCGTCCTCGGTAGTCGCCTGCGCCTGCGCGCTCAGCCGGCCACCTCCAAGGAGCACTGA
- a CDS encoding pyridoxamine 5'-phosphate oxidase family protein yields the protein MTFPLPPFGSAGEHRLQQQLGTADRAARFYDQQVRSHLTPQMRDFIGRQAMVFLATADSHGECDASFRAGPPGFVHVIDDHTLAYPEFRGNGVLASTGNMTENPHLGMLFVDFTHDHVGLHVNGAARLYTDTALRSLHPGLPTDVAPGRSPEMWVCVSVEEAYIHCSKYIPHLEPAPRSTSPAAARPKDADYFTGPRHGADQAPRA from the coding sequence GTGACCTTCCCCCTGCCCCCCTTCGGATCAGCAGGTGAGCACCGGCTGCAGCAGCAACTGGGCACCGCCGACCGCGCTGCCCGGTTCTACGATCAGCAGGTCCGCTCCCACCTCACACCCCAGATGCGGGACTTCATCGGCCGCCAGGCAATGGTATTCCTGGCCACCGCGGACTCCCATGGAGAATGCGATGCCAGCTTCCGCGCCGGGCCGCCGGGATTTGTCCACGTGATCGACGACCATACGCTCGCGTACCCAGAATTCCGCGGCAACGGAGTGCTCGCCAGCACCGGAAACATGACGGAGAACCCCCATCTCGGCATGCTTTTCGTGGACTTCACGCACGATCACGTGGGACTTCACGTCAACGGCGCAGCCCGGCTCTACACCGACACGGCCCTACGCTCCCTCCATCCCGGCCTGCCCACCGATGTCGCGCCTGGGCGCAGCCCCGAGATGTGGGTCTGTGTGAGCGTCGAAGAGGCCTATATCCACTGCTCCAAGTACATACCCCACCTGGAACCAGCTCCCCGCTCCACCAGTCCTGCCGCCGCGCGCCCCAAGGACGCGGACTATTTCACCGGCCCCCGACATGGCGCCGACCAAGCCCCGCGCGCGTGA
- a CDS encoding fic family toxin-antitoxin system, toxin component, with protein sequence MDLYIDVPWILQVAEIAGAGDPAPDDYGVPVAAVACHRAELLEQPVYDGPYARAAALVHILGRCRWLERSNMAVAAATGVMYLEASGLPVKPTREDAVALRELLRDPACTSTRIAALLRGWPQAT encoded by the coding sequence ATGGACCTGTACATCGACGTCCCCTGGATCCTGCAGGTCGCAGAGATCGCCGGCGCGGGCGACCCCGCCCCCGACGACTACGGCGTGCCGGTGGCGGCAGTCGCATGCCACCGCGCCGAACTGCTGGAGCAGCCCGTGTACGACGGCCCCTACGCCCGTGCCGCCGCGCTGGTGCACATCCTCGGCCGCTGCCGCTGGCTGGAGCGCTCCAACATGGCCGTCGCCGCCGCGACGGGCGTCATGTACCTGGAAGCCTCCGGGCTCCCGGTCAAGCCGACCCGCGAAGACGCCGTCGCATTGCGCGAACTCCTTCGTGATCCGGCCTGCACTTCCACGAGGATCGCCGCACTGCTGCGCGGGTGGCCGCAGGCCACGTGA